In Temnothorax longispinosus isolate EJ_2023e chromosome 2, Tlon_JGU_v1, whole genome shotgun sequence, one DNA window encodes the following:
- the LOC139809151 gene encoding F-box/WD repeat-containing protein 4 produces the protein MTTNTMRLDTLPNDVLLLIFDHCNEHDLLRLSEVCSRFYDLVRTDMTWIKKRKQFLVTNQMSERFRERCNTILPPRSTCFVSQKWQYGIYRKEMVFTQKTKLMPWLRLTNDILWWCGGNELLGFGRKGTMKDSTYGNNHYTGEIYTGGDICKFVPWKDFVICGYTNGAISYFLKRYGKNKCCIVKLLLNNDSSVNAIDATSENVIAGLESGTIKIQRHPDMDTSERNVYNVSETCVNLRDKVRSLSVDPTGVKFAVGSAGTTQDIPPLHVIDIESHTDIDTMRHKWRHGAGILDMVWDDPNTLLTCGYDTYIRKWDLRTERCVSKWVDPTDASLYCISSDHRYTMVTGTQYNCLAVLWDQRKTDFVQLYYVNMRESSRRSPIYSIQFDNTHLYCATDKHVIELNFSGRLHQKFDYKAMYIPLNKRDRMLMDY, from the exons ATGACGACAAATACCATGCGTCTGGATACTCTGCCGAACGATGTGTTGCTATTGATCTTCGATCATTGCAATGAACATGATTTGTTGCGGCTCAGCGAGGTGTGTAGCCGATTTTACGACCTCGTGCGCACGGACATGACCTGGATCAAGAAACGCAAACAATTTCTCGTCACAAATCAAATGTCGGAAAGATTTCGTGAGAG atGTAATACAATATTGCCCCCACGTTCAACATGTTTCGTATCACAAAAATGGCAGTATGGAATATACAGAAAGGAAATGGTATTTACGCAGAAAACAAAGCTGATGCCGTGGCTGAGATTGACAAACGACATACTCTGGTGGTGCGGCGGCAATGAGCTTCTTGGCTTTGGCCGCAAAGGAACAATGAAAGATAGCACATATGGCAACAACCATTATACAGGAGAAATCTACACAGGAGGTGACATCTGCAAATTTGTTCCTTGGAAAGACTTCGTCATATGTGGCtatac GAATGGCGCTATAAGCTACTTTTTAAAGAGGTATGGCAAAAACAAATGTTGCATTGTAAAACTGTTACTGAACAATGATTCTTCCGTCAATGCTATAGATGCCACCTCGGAAAATGTTATTGCAGGTTTAGAAAGTGGTACAATAAAg ATACAAAGACATCCAGATATGGATACGTCTGAAAGAAATGTTTACAACGTAAGTGAGACCTGTGTAAATCTAAGGGATAAAGTGCGATCGCTCTCAGTTGATCCTACGGGAGTAAAATTTGCCGTTGGCTCAGCTGGAACTACTCAGGACATCCCACCACTACATGTAATTGATATCGAAAG TCACACAGACATCGATACAATGCGGCATAAGTGGCGACACGGCGCTGGGATATTAGACATGGTATGGGACGATCCCAACACTTTGCTCACTTGTGGCTATGATACGTACATCCGAAAATGGGATTTGAG AACTGAAAGATGTGTCTCTAAATGGGTGGATCCAACCGATGcatcattatattgtatttcatCCGACCATCGGTATACCATGGTAACAGGAACGCAGTATAATTGCTTAGCCGTTCTGTGGGATCAAAGGAAGACTGATTTCGTTCAG CTGTATTACGTGAATATGCGAGAATCATCTCGACGCAGCCCGATCTATTCTATACAATTTGATAACACACATCTGTACTGCGCTACGGATAAACACGTGATCGAATTAAACTTCTCTGGCCGTTTACATCAGAAGTTTGATTACAAGGCGATGTACATTCCACTGAATAAACGCGATCGTATGCTTATGGATTATTGA
- the LOC139809149 gene encoding uncharacterized protein isoform X1, which yields MKINYTLLPLKMHLLFFSAAMGSIKLYVPVFGKQLGVSSLIMGSIIAILPIANLIGKLILGYAADYFFAWRKAIFMTLFTVTSMSFVLMYFLPALPGPILPDHQFQNISCESLLPCNKNHHALAVASCNGTKDTTCHWMCENMNFSMRLSFHAAEKEAIISSDTTCLLNINDTSLCRRNVTANYNCNVTCDNFEDDECLYTSITFWSFFILMFFGQVGFYVSLSVNDTICFDILGKDGQIEFGKQLIWDSIGFSLTTFLSGYTIDLWSRGKVYKTYTPAFIFVLVFICIDLICYRKLKLPLTKSPNILKDVYTILKLVPIVIFLCTAIFAGIFESLLMNFFFWYIEDLAMETGYMSQVKLIQGLTTCIGFLGSKVIFFFMSGNILKRFGYGYTLTFCFLCYAMRLGFLSLVPTPWHIILVEVVLLGPSYALLYTTVVTYANVISPPGTSATVQAVASGMKDGLGYSIGGFLAGFLIKTVGSRITFKIYSALAGLSAIGYIILYTVYLRHTTVDTRNNVAWRNPDDARRQCDVDEMS from the exons atgaagatCAATTACACTCTTTTGCCTCTAAAGATGCatcttcttttctttagtGCGG cTATGGGttccattaaattatatgtaccaGTTTTCGGCAAGCAACTTGGTGTTTCGTCATTAATTATGGGTAGCATTATCGCGATTTTGCCTATTGCAAATCTGATTGGTAAATTAATACTCGGTTACGCAGCGGATTATTTTTTCGCCTGGAGAAAAGCGATTTTTATGACATTGTTCACCGTAACGAGTATGTCTTTTGTTTTGATGTATTTTTTACCGGCTCTACCCGGTCCGATACTACCGGATCACCAGTTCCAAAATATCTCTTGCGAGTCTTTACTGCCTTGCAATAAGAATCAT caTGCGTTAGCAGTCGCATCCTGTAACGGTACGAAAGACACAACGTGTCATTGGATGTGtgaaaatatgaatttttccaTGCGATTATCTTTTCATGCGGCCGAGAAGGAAGCAATCATCTCATCGGACACTACGtgcttattaaatattaacgatACGTCATTGTGTCGAAGAAATGTAAcagcaaattataattgtaacgTTACATGTGATAACTTCGAGGACGATGAATGTCTATATACATCTATTACCTTTTGGAGTTTCTTTATCTTGATGTTTTTTGGTCAAGTTGGTTTTTACGTTTCCTTGAGCGTAAATGATACAATTTGCTTCGACATATtag GTAAAGATGGACAAATTGAATTCGGCAAGCAGCTTATATGGGATTCAATTGGTTTTTCTCTCACAACATTTCTATCTGGTTATACAATAGATTTGTGGTCGCGAGGGAAAGTCTACAAAACTTATACACCGGCGTTTATTTTCGTGCtcgtatttatttgtatagaTTTGATTTGCTATAGAAAATTAAAG CTGCCACTGACAAAATCgccaaatatattaaaagatgtatatacaattttgaaattgGTACCAATCGTTATATTTCTATGTACCGCTATTTTTGCTGGAATTTTTGAGAGTCTCCTgatgaatttctttttttg gTACATAGAAGATCTTGCTATGGAGACTGGTTATATGAGtcaagttaaattaatacaagGTTTAACGACATGCATAGGTTTTCTCGGTAGCAAAgtaatattcttctttatgTCTG gcaatatattgaaaagatTTGGATACGGTTACACGCTTACATTTTGCTTTTTATGTTACGCGATGAGGCTGGGATTTCTATCCTTAGTGCCAACGCCATGGCACATAATTCTGGTGGAGGTTGTTTTGCTAGGGCCATCATATGCACTTCTTTACACAACAGTAGTAACGTACGCAAACGTAATTTCACCGCCTGGCACATCGGCTACCGTTCAAGCAGTTGCGTCTGGAATGAAGGATGGTCTTG gaTATTCGATTGGTGGTTTCTTAGctggttttttaattaagacaGTTGGTAGTAGAATaactttcaaaatatattcagCGCTCGCAGGACTTTCTGCTATAGggtatattatactttatactgTATACTTAAGACATACAACAGTAG ACACACGAAATAACGTTGCATGGAGAAACCCGGACGATGCGCGGAGACAATGTGACGTAGATGAAATGTCATAA
- the LOC139809148 gene encoding major facilitator superfamily domain-containing protein 6-like: protein MKINYTQLPIKAHYFFFMAAMGPILPFLPVYGKQLGVSPLIMGSITAILPILFLIAKPAFGFVVDYYRAWRKLIFIALLAVTSACYIFMYFLPALPGPLLPDHQFQNVSCASIPSCDMDYHTSAMASCNGTKDATCHWICKEYVNFSTRLSFHGITKEAVISPDTTCLLNIDEASLCQVNITKNFNVCNCNVTCDNFEDNHCLYTSITFWGFVLLMSLGNIGFNVSNCISDAICFDVLGEGGQMGYGRQRVWGTIGFGVAALLAGYAVDLWSQGEIYKTYTPAFLLVFVFTCIDLICCRKLELPLMSGSSSILKDVCMLLKLKPIVIFLCFATLAGILDSFMIYFLFWYLEDLAMATGYMGEIKLIEGLIVAAQTLGGEIIFFSLSGKILKKFGYGYTFTFCFVCYALRLGLISLAPTPWWMLPVEFVMQGPTYALCYTTIVAYASAVSPPGTSATVQGIVAGMDDGLGFAVGSLIGGILYKQVGGATTLRIFSVLAAFSAIMYLILHTLYLKHRTPDARKNVEWRKPDDAQKHCVVAE, encoded by the exons atgaaaattaattacacgCAACTGCCTATAAAGGcgcattatttcttttttatggcGG ctATGGGTCCTATTTTGCCGTTTTTGCCAGTTTACGGCAAGCAACTCGGTGTTTCACCGTTAATTATGGGTAGCATCACCGCGattttgcctattttattCCTGATCGCGAAACCAGCATTTGGCTTTGTCGTGGACTATTACCGCGCCTGgagaaaattgatatttatagcGCTGCTTGCCGTAACAAGTGCctgctatatttttatgtactttttacCGGCCCTGCCCGGTCCACTCCTACCAGATCatcaatttcaaaatgtttccTGTGCGTCTATACCGTCTTGTGATATGGactat CACACGTCAGCAATGGCATCATGTAACGGTACAAAAGACGCTACATGTCATTGGATCTGCAAGGAATATGTGAATTTTTCTACGAGATTATCTTTTCATGGGATTACAAAGGAAGCAGTAATTTCGCCGGATACCACATGTTTGTTAAATATTGACGAGGCGTCATTGTGTCAAGTAAATATAACGAAGAATTTTAATGTGTGTAACTGTAATGTTACCTGCGATAATTTCGAAGATAATCATTGTCTATATACATCCATCACCTTCTGGGGATTTGTGCTCTTGATGTCTCTTGGTAACATCGGTTTTAACGTTTCCAATTGCATAAGCGACGCAATTTGCTTTGACGTATTAG GTGAGGGTGGACAAATGGGATACGGTAGGCAGCGAGTATGGGGCACAATCGGTTTCGGTGTGGCAGCGCTTTTAGCTGGCTACGCAGTAGACTTGTGGTCGCAAGGGGAAATCTACAAAACTTATACACCGGCGTTTCTCCTTGTGTTTGTATTTACTTGTATCGACTTGATTTGTTGCAGAAAATTGGAG CTGCCGCTCATGTCAGGATCGTCAAGCATACTGAAAGACGTATGCATGCTTTTGAAATTGAAACCCATCGTTATATTTCTATGTTTTGCTACCCTTGCGGGTATCCTTGATAGCTTTATGATTTACTTCTTATTCTG gTATTTGGAAGATCTTGCTATGGCGACCGGTTATATGGgcgaaattaaattgatagaagGTCTAATCGTCGCCGCGCAGACTCTCGGTGGCGAGATAATATTCTTCTCTCTGTCcg GCAAAATACTGAAGAAGTTTGGATACGGTTATACCTTTACGTTTTGTTTTGTATGCTACGCGCTGCGGCTGGGATTAATATCTCTCGCTCCAACGCCATGGTGGATGCTTCCGGTGGAATTTGTCATGCAGGGACCAACATATGCGCTTTGCTATACAACAATAGTAGCGTACGCGAGCGCAGTATCACCACCCGGTACGTCAGCTACTGTTCAAGGAATTGTGGCAGGGATGGACGACGGTTTAG GTTTCGCGGTCGGTAGTTTGATCGGAGGTATTTTATACAAACAAGTTGGTGGTGCAACGactttaagaatattttcagTACTTGCAGCATTTTCTGCGATTATGTACCTTATTCTTCACACTTTGTACTTAAAACATAGAACACCAG ATGCACGGAAAAATGTCGAATGGAGGAAACCTGACGATGCACAGAAACACTGTGTTGTAGCAGAATGa
- the LOC139809149 gene encoding uncharacterized protein isoform X2, which produces MKINYTLLPLKMHLLFFSAAMGSIKLYVPVFGKQLGVSSLIMGSIIAILPIANLIGKLILGYAADYFFAWRKAIFMTLFTVTSMSFVLMYFLPALPGPILPDHQFQNISCESLLPCNKNHHALAVASCNGTKDTTCHWMCENMNFSMRLSFHAAEKEAIISSDTTCLLNINDTSLCRRNVTANYNCNVTCDNFEDDECLYTSITFWSFFILMFFGQVGFYVSLSVNDTICFDILGKDGQIEFGKQLIWDSIGFSLTTFLSGYTIDLWSRGKVYKTYTPAFIFVLLPLTKSPNILKDVYTILKLVPIVIFLCTAIFAGIFESLLMNFFFWYIEDLAMETGYMSQVKLIQGLTTCIGFLGSKVIFFFMSGNILKRFGYGYTLTFCFLCYAMRLGFLSLVPTPWHIILVEVVLLGPSYALLYTTVVTYANVISPPGTSATVQAVASGMKDGLGYSIGGFLAGFLIKTVGSRITFKIYSALAGLSAIGYIILYTVYLRHTTVDTRNNVAWRNPDDARRQCDVDEMS; this is translated from the exons atgaagatCAATTACACTCTTTTGCCTCTAAAGATGCatcttcttttctttagtGCGG cTATGGGttccattaaattatatgtaccaGTTTTCGGCAAGCAACTTGGTGTTTCGTCATTAATTATGGGTAGCATTATCGCGATTTTGCCTATTGCAAATCTGATTGGTAAATTAATACTCGGTTACGCAGCGGATTATTTTTTCGCCTGGAGAAAAGCGATTTTTATGACATTGTTCACCGTAACGAGTATGTCTTTTGTTTTGATGTATTTTTTACCGGCTCTACCCGGTCCGATACTACCGGATCACCAGTTCCAAAATATCTCTTGCGAGTCTTTACTGCCTTGCAATAAGAATCAT caTGCGTTAGCAGTCGCATCCTGTAACGGTACGAAAGACACAACGTGTCATTGGATGTGtgaaaatatgaatttttccaTGCGATTATCTTTTCATGCGGCCGAGAAGGAAGCAATCATCTCATCGGACACTACGtgcttattaaatattaacgatACGTCATTGTGTCGAAGAAATGTAAcagcaaattataattgtaacgTTACATGTGATAACTTCGAGGACGATGAATGTCTATATACATCTATTACCTTTTGGAGTTTCTTTATCTTGATGTTTTTTGGTCAAGTTGGTTTTTACGTTTCCTTGAGCGTAAATGATACAATTTGCTTCGACATATtag GTAAAGATGGACAAATTGAATTCGGCAAGCAGCTTATATGGGATTCAATTGGTTTTTCTCTCACAACATTTCTATCTGGTTATACAATAGATTTGTGGTCGCGAGGGAAAGTCTACAAAACTTATACACCGGCGTTTATTTTCGTGCtc CTGCCACTGACAAAATCgccaaatatattaaaagatgtatatacaattttgaaattgGTACCAATCGTTATATTTCTATGTACCGCTATTTTTGCTGGAATTTTTGAGAGTCTCCTgatgaatttctttttttg gTACATAGAAGATCTTGCTATGGAGACTGGTTATATGAGtcaagttaaattaatacaagGTTTAACGACATGCATAGGTTTTCTCGGTAGCAAAgtaatattcttctttatgTCTG gcaatatattgaaaagatTTGGATACGGTTACACGCTTACATTTTGCTTTTTATGTTACGCGATGAGGCTGGGATTTCTATCCTTAGTGCCAACGCCATGGCACATAATTCTGGTGGAGGTTGTTTTGCTAGGGCCATCATATGCACTTCTTTACACAACAGTAGTAACGTACGCAAACGTAATTTCACCGCCTGGCACATCGGCTACCGTTCAAGCAGTTGCGTCTGGAATGAAGGATGGTCTTG gaTATTCGATTGGTGGTTTCTTAGctggttttttaattaagacaGTTGGTAGTAGAATaactttcaaaatatattcagCGCTCGCAGGACTTTCTGCTATAGggtatattatactttatactgTATACTTAAGACATACAACAGTAG ACACACGAAATAACGTTGCATGGAGAAACCCGGACGATGCGCGGAGACAATGTGACGTAGATGAAATGTCATAA
- the LOC139809149 gene encoding uncharacterized protein isoform X3: protein MGSIKLYVPVFGKQLGVSSLIMGSIIAILPIANLIGKLILGYAADYFFAWRKAIFMTLFTVTSMSFVLMYFLPALPGPILPDHQFQNISCESLLPCNKNHHALAVASCNGTKDTTCHWMCENMNFSMRLSFHAAEKEAIISSDTTCLLNINDTSLCRRNVTANYNCNVTCDNFEDDECLYTSITFWSFFILMFFGQVGFYVSLSVNDTICFDILGKDGQIEFGKQLIWDSIGFSLTTFLSGYTIDLWSRGKVYKTYTPAFIFVLVFICIDLICYRKLKLPLTKSPNILKDVYTILKLVPIVIFLCTAIFAGIFESLLMNFFFWYIEDLAMETGYMSQVKLIQGLTTCIGFLGSKVIFFFMSGNILKRFGYGYTLTFCFLCYAMRLGFLSLVPTPWHIILVEVVLLGPSYALLYTTVVTYANVISPPGTSATVQAVASGMKDGLGYSIGGFLAGFLIKTVGSRITFKIYSALAGLSAIGYIILYTVYLRHTTVDTRNNVAWRNPDDARRQCDVDEMS, encoded by the exons ATGGGttccattaaattatatgtaccaGTTTTCGGCAAGCAACTTGGTGTTTCGTCATTAATTATGGGTAGCATTATCGCGATTTTGCCTATTGCAAATCTGATTGGTAAATTAATACTCGGTTACGCAGCGGATTATTTTTTCGCCTGGAGAAAAGCGATTTTTATGACATTGTTCACCGTAACGAGTATGTCTTTTGTTTTGATGTATTTTTTACCGGCTCTACCCGGTCCGATACTACCGGATCACCAGTTCCAAAATATCTCTTGCGAGTCTTTACTGCCTTGCAATAAGAATCAT caTGCGTTAGCAGTCGCATCCTGTAACGGTACGAAAGACACAACGTGTCATTGGATGTGtgaaaatatgaatttttccaTGCGATTATCTTTTCATGCGGCCGAGAAGGAAGCAATCATCTCATCGGACACTACGtgcttattaaatattaacgatACGTCATTGTGTCGAAGAAATGTAAcagcaaattataattgtaacgTTACATGTGATAACTTCGAGGACGATGAATGTCTATATACATCTATTACCTTTTGGAGTTTCTTTATCTTGATGTTTTTTGGTCAAGTTGGTTTTTACGTTTCCTTGAGCGTAAATGATACAATTTGCTTCGACATATtag GTAAAGATGGACAAATTGAATTCGGCAAGCAGCTTATATGGGATTCAATTGGTTTTTCTCTCACAACATTTCTATCTGGTTATACAATAGATTTGTGGTCGCGAGGGAAAGTCTACAAAACTTATACACCGGCGTTTATTTTCGTGCtcgtatttatttgtatagaTTTGATTTGCTATAGAAAATTAAAG CTGCCACTGACAAAATCgccaaatatattaaaagatgtatatacaattttgaaattgGTACCAATCGTTATATTTCTATGTACCGCTATTTTTGCTGGAATTTTTGAGAGTCTCCTgatgaatttctttttttg gTACATAGAAGATCTTGCTATGGAGACTGGTTATATGAGtcaagttaaattaatacaagGTTTAACGACATGCATAGGTTTTCTCGGTAGCAAAgtaatattcttctttatgTCTG gcaatatattgaaaagatTTGGATACGGTTACACGCTTACATTTTGCTTTTTATGTTACGCGATGAGGCTGGGATTTCTATCCTTAGTGCCAACGCCATGGCACATAATTCTGGTGGAGGTTGTTTTGCTAGGGCCATCATATGCACTTCTTTACACAACAGTAGTAACGTACGCAAACGTAATTTCACCGCCTGGCACATCGGCTACCGTTCAAGCAGTTGCGTCTGGAATGAAGGATGGTCTTG gaTATTCGATTGGTGGTTTCTTAGctggttttttaattaagacaGTTGGTAGTAGAATaactttcaaaatatattcagCGCTCGCAGGACTTTCTGCTATAGggtatattatactttatactgTATACTTAAGACATACAACAGTAG ACACACGAAATAACGTTGCATGGAGAAACCCGGACGATGCGCGGAGACAATGTGACGTAGATGAAATGTCATAA